From one Lycium ferocissimum isolate CSIRO_LF1 chromosome 5, AGI_CSIRO_Lferr_CH_V1, whole genome shotgun sequence genomic stretch:
- the LOC132055966 gene encoding galactinol--sucrose galactosyltransferase-like — MAPSLNKNASQVMARLIDDNTKPLSITLEGTEFLANGHPILTHVPAKIIATPSPFISKDFTIGCFVGFDSDEARSCHVVPIGKLKNIRFMSIFRFKVWWTTHWVGQNGRDIQHETQMIVLDKSENGRPYVLLLPILEGSFRASFQPGQDDNLDICVESGSSKVRESRFRTCIYMHVGEDPYEMVKNAMKIIRLHLGTFKLLEEKSPPGIVDKFGWCTWDAFYLTVNPKGVWEGVKGLVEGGCPPGLVLIDDGWQSICHDDDDPITDQEGMNRTAAGEQMPCRLIKFEENYKFRDYESHKGKGMRAFIEDLKEEFKSVEHVYVWHALCGYWGGIRPNVPNMPDSRVISPKLSQGLQMTMEDLAVDKIVNNGVGLVPPEKVHQLYEGLHSHLESAGIDGVKVDVIHLLEMLSEDYGGRVELAKSYYNALNASIRKHFKGNGVIASMEHCNDFMYLGTETISLGRVGDDFWCTDPSGDPNGTFWLQGCHMVHCAYNSLWMGNFIQPDWDMFQSTHPCAEFHAASRAISGGPVYVSDSVGKHNFQLLKTLILPDGSILRCQHYALPTRDCLFEDPLHDGKTMLKIWNLNKFSGVLGAFNCQGGGWCPVLRKNKSASEYSVAVTCLVSPKDVEWSNGRNPISVEGVNIFAVYMYCQKKLKLLKLSDNVEITLQPFDYELLTVSPVAVLLKKSAQFAPIGLVNMLNSGGAIDSLVYNDDDNGESSVRIGVKGSGEMRVFASEKPLLCMINGVSVDFSYEDNMVVVQVPSPNSSRLSEIKYVF, encoded by the exons ATGGCTCCAAGCTTGAACAAGAATGCCTCACAAGTAATGGCCAGGCTAATAGATGATAACACAAAGCCTTTGTCCATCACCCTTGAAGGCACTGAGTTTTTAGCCAATGGTCATCCTATACTTACTCATGTCCCTGCTAAAATCATTGCCACTCCATCACCATTCATCTCCAAAGATTTTACAATCGGCTGCTTCGTCGGATTTGACTCCGACGAGGCCAGAAGCTGCCACGTGGTCCCTATAGGCAAGCTCAAGAACATAAGGTTCATGAGCATATTCAGGTTCAAAGTATGGTGGACCACACACTGGGTAGGCCAAAATGGCAGAGACATTCAACACGAGACACAAATGATAGTACTAGACAAATCCGAAAACGGCCGTCCTTATGTTTTGCTACTTCCAATTCTAGAAGGTTCCTTTAGAGCCTCATTCCAACCTGGACAGGATGATAATTTGGACATTTGCGTGGAAAGTGGATCAAGTAAAGTTCGTGAATCCAGGTTTCGGACTTGCATTTATATGCACGTAGGTGAGGACCCGTAcgaaatggtgaaaaatgcTATGAAGATTATTAGATTACATTTAGGGACTTTTAAGTTGTTAGAAGAAAAATCTCCTCCAGGTATAGTTGATAAATTTGGTTGGTGCACTTGGGATGCTTTTTACCTTACGGTAAATCCAAAAGGGGTATGGGAAGGGGTTAAGGGCCTAGTAGAGGGTGGGTGCCCTCCAGGATTAGTCCTAATTGATGATGGGTGGCAATCAATTTGCCACGATGACGATGATCCAATAACTGATCAAGAAGGGATGAACAGGACTGCTGCTGGTGAACAGATGCCATGTAGGTTAATAAAATTTGAAGAGAATTACAAATTTAGGGACTATGAGAGTCATAAGGGAAAGGGGATGAGGGCATTTATTGAGGACCTAAAAGAGGAATTTAAGAGTGTAGAACATGTATATGTGTGGCATGCACTGTGTGGGTACTGGGGCGGGATTAGGCCTAATGTGCCAAACATGCCAGATAGTAGGGTCATTAGTCCTAAGCTATCACAGGGTTTGCAGATGACTATGGAGGATTTGGCTGTGGACAAGATTGTGAACAATGGAGTTGGATTGGTCCCACCAGAGAAGGTGCACCAATTGTACGAAGGGTTGCACTCGCATCTTGAATCAGCTGGGATTGATGGAGTCAAGGTGGATGTTATTCAC TTGCTGGAGATGTTATCAGAGGATTACGGAGGACGAGTGGAACTGGCTAAATCATACTACAATGCCTTAAACGCTTCAATAAGGAAACATTTTAAAGGGAATGGCGTGATTGCTAGCATGGAACATTGCAATGACTTTATGTACCTTGGGACAGAGACCATTTCTCTAGGACGCGTAG GAGATGATTTTTGGTGCACTGATCCATCTGGTGATCCCAATGGGACATTTTGGTTGCAAGGATGTCACATGGTACATTGTGCTTACAACAGTCTGTGGATGGGAAATTTCATCCAGCCTGATTGGGACATGTTCCAATCTACTCACCCTTGTGCTGAGTTTCATGCCGCCTCTCGAGCCATCTCAGGAGGACCCGTATATGTAAGCGACTCAGTGGGCAAACACAACTTCCAATTGCTGAAAACATTGATCTTGCCTGATGGTTCCATTCTCCGTTGTCAACATTATGCACTGCCAACTAGAGATTGCCTGTTTGAAGACCCTTTACACGATGGCAAAACTATGCTTAAAATTTGGAACCTTAATAAA TTTAGCGGAGTTCTTGGAGCATTTAATTGTCAAGGAGGAGGATGGTGCCCTGTTTTAAGGAAAAACAAAAGCGCGAGTGAGTATTCAGTGGCAGTGACATGTTTGGTTAGTCCAAAAGATGTTGAATGGAGCAATGGAAGAAATCCGATTTCTGTGGAAGGAGTGAACATTTTCGCGGTGTACATGTATTGCCAGAAGAAGCTAAAGCTCTTGAAGTTGTCTGATAATGTGGAGATTACTCTTCAGCCATTCGACTATGAGCTGCTAACGGTAAGCCCTGTAGCAGTGTTGTTGAAAAAATCAGCACAGTTTGCGCCAATTGGATTGGTGAACATGCTCAATTCTGGTGGTGCAATCGACTCTCTTGTGTACAATGACGATGATAATGGCGAAAGTTCAGTACGAATAGGAGTGAAAGGGAGTGGTGAGATGAGGGTGTTCGCATCTGAGAAGCCGTTATTGTGTATGATTAACGGAGTCTCTGTTGATTTTAGTTACGAAGATAATATGGTCGTGGTTCAAGTTCCATCGCCTAATTCTTCAAGATTGTCTGAAATTAAGTATGTGTTCTGA